From a region of the Falco peregrinus isolate bFalPer1 chromosome 5, bFalPer1.pri, whole genome shotgun sequence genome:
- the GPR141 gene encoding probable G-protein coupled receptor 141 isoform X2: MYKEDFRDMIAENRNSSDSSSAFTHTNTTSAILITAYSVAFAGGGIGSITMSFVLVKMNTLSVTTTAIINLVVVHSLLLFTVPFRLHYYVNKKWVFKMPLCKMVSAMVHIHMYLTFLFYVITLVIRWLIFFQWKDKVEFYRKLHAIAASAAVWVLVLVFVVPVLCFEYGRSGSYNDTTCFKFHKELQQDSVKALNYTIIVAVACITCVLLGLQIFILVKVARKLSTTLWSHQEFWAQVKNLIFICVIIICFLPYHLFRAYYIQHVSDFDQLESYNEVFLSLTALSCLDLLSFVLSGSRLFKQKVGMLGSKFSCC; encoded by the coding sequence ATGTACAAGGAAGATTTCAGGGACATGATTGCAGAGAACAGGAACAGCAGTGACTCCTCTTCTGCCTTCACTCACACCAACACCACAAGTGCCATACTGATCACTGCCTACTCAGTTGCCTTTGCTGGAGGTGGAATTGGGTCCATCACAATGTCATTCGTGCTGGTCAAGATGAACACTCTGTCTGTGACCACTACAGCCATCATTAACCTGGTCGTCGTGCACAGCCTCCTCCTCTTCACCGTGCCCTTCCGTCTGCACTACTATGTCAACAAGAAGTGGGTATTCAAGATGCCACTGTGTAAAATGGTGAGTGCCATGGTGCACATCCACATGTACCTGACCTTCCTATTCTACGTGATCACACTGGTGATCCGGTGGCTCATCTTCTTTCAATGGAAGGACAAAGTGGAGTTCTATAGGAAGCTGCATGCCATCGCGGCGAGTGCTGCCGTGTGGGTCCTTGTCCTGGTGTTTGTGGTGCCGGTGCTGTGCTTTGAGTACGGGCGCTCAGGCTCATACAATGATACAACATGCTTTAAGTTCCACAAAGAACTACAGCAGGACAGTGTGAAAGCCTTGAACTACACCATAATTGTAGCTGTCGCCTGCATTACTTGTGTCCTCTTGGGCCTGCAGATTTTCATCCTAGTAAAAGTGGCGAGAAAACTTTCCACCACCCTCTGGTCACATCAGGAGTTCTGGGCCCAGGTGAAAAACTTGATTTTCATCTGTGTCATCATCATTTGCTTCCTTCCCTATCACCTCTTTAGGGCCTACTACATACAGCACGTGAGCGATTTTGACCAGTTAGAAAGCTACAATGAGGTTTTTTTGAGCCTGACTGCCCTCAGCTGCCTGGACCTGCTGTCGTTTGTGCTGAGTGGGAGCCGCCTCTTCAAGCAAAAGGTGGGCATGCTGGGCAGCAAGTTTTCTTGCTGCTAG
- the GPR141 gene encoding probable G-protein coupled receptor 141 isoform X1, which produces MKSRRCTEQGKPPTMLLESPWNMYKEDFRDMIAENRNSSDSSSAFTHTNTTSAILITAYSVAFAGGGIGSITMSFVLVKMNTLSVTTTAIINLVVVHSLLLFTVPFRLHYYVNKKWVFKMPLCKMVSAMVHIHMYLTFLFYVITLVIRWLIFFQWKDKVEFYRKLHAIAASAAVWVLVLVFVVPVLCFEYGRSGSYNDTTCFKFHKELQQDSVKALNYTIIVAVACITCVLLGLQIFILVKVARKLSTTLWSHQEFWAQVKNLIFICVIIICFLPYHLFRAYYIQHVSDFDQLESYNEVFLSLTALSCLDLLSFVLSGSRLFKQKVGMLGSKFSCC; this is translated from the exons atgAAATCGCGGCGTTGTACGGAGCAAGGCAAGCCTCCTACTATGCTGCTGGAGAGCCCGTGG AACATGTACAAGGAAGATTTCAGGGACATGATTGCAGAGAACAGGAACAGCAGTGACTCCTCTTCTGCCTTCACTCACACCAACACCACAAGTGCCATACTGATCACTGCCTACTCAGTTGCCTTTGCTGGAGGTGGAATTGGGTCCATCACAATGTCATTCGTGCTGGTCAAGATGAACACTCTGTCTGTGACCACTACAGCCATCATTAACCTGGTCGTCGTGCACAGCCTCCTCCTCTTCACCGTGCCCTTCCGTCTGCACTACTATGTCAACAAGAAGTGGGTATTCAAGATGCCACTGTGTAAAATGGTGAGTGCCATGGTGCACATCCACATGTACCTGACCTTCCTATTCTACGTGATCACACTGGTGATCCGGTGGCTCATCTTCTTTCAATGGAAGGACAAAGTGGAGTTCTATAGGAAGCTGCATGCCATCGCGGCGAGTGCTGCCGTGTGGGTCCTTGTCCTGGTGTTTGTGGTGCCGGTGCTGTGCTTTGAGTACGGGCGCTCAGGCTCATACAATGATACAACATGCTTTAAGTTCCACAAAGAACTACAGCAGGACAGTGTGAAAGCCTTGAACTACACCATAATTGTAGCTGTCGCCTGCATTACTTGTGTCCTCTTGGGCCTGCAGATTTTCATCCTAGTAAAAGTGGCGAGAAAACTTTCCACCACCCTCTGGTCACATCAGGAGTTCTGGGCCCAGGTGAAAAACTTGATTTTCATCTGTGTCATCATCATTTGCTTCCTTCCCTATCACCTCTTTAGGGCCTACTACATACAGCACGTGAGCGATTTTGACCAGTTAGAAAGCTACAATGAGGTTTTTTTGAGCCTGACTGCCCTCAGCTGCCTGGACCTGCTGTCGTTTGTGCTGAGTGGGAGCCGCCTCTTCAAGCAAAAGGTGGGCATGCTGGGCAGCAAGTTTTCTTGCTGCTAG